In Pseudonocardia sp. C8, one genomic interval encodes:
- a CDS encoding 3-hydroxyacyl-CoA dehydrogenase NAD-binding domain-containing protein, which yields MSEQKAVRWTKDADGVAVVTLDDPGRSANTMNDRYKAAMGEVVDELVAAKDDITGVVITSAKKTFFAGGDLEQLSAAGPDDAAQVMENVTEIKAQLRKLETLGRPVVAAMTGTALGGGLEIGLACHHRIGLDAKGVVYGLPEVTLGLLPGGGGVTRITRMLGIANGFMNVLAQGQRHKPAKALELGIVDELVTDPAEALPKAKEWIKANPEAVQPWDQPKYKVPGGTPSSPSLASILPAFPANLRKQLKGAPMPAPRNILAAAVEGTQVDFDTALRIEGRYFVELVCGQVSKNMTKAFFFDLNAINGGKSRPDGPEKWQPTKVAVLGAGMMGAGIAYVCALAGWDVVLKDVSREAADKGKAYSQGIVEKGVAKGRTTQEKGDALLGRITPTDDYADLAGCDVVIEAVFESVELKQEVFREAAKVVKPDALLCSNTSTLPITELAKGVDRPDDFIGLHFFSPVDKMPLVEIIRGERTNDEALAKAFDLTLGIKKTPIVVNDSRGFFTSRVIGTFINEGVAMLAEGIDPQTIEQASSQAGYPAPVLQLMDELTLTLPRKIREETRKGIEAAGGTWTPHPADAIIDRMVDEFDRKGKSSGAGFYEYADGKRAGLWPGLRERFAATNHDVDLHELSERMLFIESLETVRCVDEGVLETVADANIGSIFGIGFPPWTGGVLQYIEGYPGGPAGFVARADELKARYGDRFDVPQSLRDRAAKGETATAAA from the coding sequence GTGAGTGAGCAGAAGGCCGTCCGCTGGACCAAGGACGCCGACGGCGTCGCCGTCGTCACCCTCGACGACCCGGGCCGCAGCGCCAACACCATGAACGACCGCTACAAGGCGGCCATGGGTGAGGTCGTCGACGAGCTGGTGGCGGCCAAGGACGACATCACCGGTGTGGTCATCACCTCGGCGAAGAAGACCTTCTTCGCCGGTGGCGACCTCGAGCAGCTCTCGGCCGCCGGGCCGGACGACGCGGCGCAGGTGATGGAGAACGTCACCGAGATCAAGGCGCAGCTGCGCAAGCTGGAGACCCTCGGCCGGCCGGTGGTCGCGGCGATGACCGGCACCGCGCTCGGCGGCGGCCTGGAGATCGGCCTGGCCTGCCACCACCGGATCGGCCTCGACGCCAAGGGCGTCGTCTACGGCCTGCCGGAGGTCACCCTCGGGCTGCTCCCCGGCGGCGGTGGTGTCACCCGCATCACCCGGATGCTGGGCATCGCCAACGGGTTCATGAACGTCCTGGCCCAGGGCCAGCGGCACAAGCCGGCCAAGGCCCTCGAGCTGGGGATCGTCGACGAGCTGGTCACCGACCCGGCCGAGGCGCTGCCGAAGGCCAAGGAGTGGATCAAGGCGAACCCGGAGGCGGTGCAGCCCTGGGACCAGCCGAAGTACAAGGTCCCCGGCGGGACGCCGTCGAGCCCGTCGCTGGCCTCGATCCTGCCGGCGTTCCCGGCCAACCTGCGCAAGCAGCTCAAGGGCGCCCCGATGCCCGCGCCGCGCAACATCCTCGCCGCGGCCGTCGAGGGCACCCAGGTCGACTTCGACACCGCGCTGCGGATCGAGGGCCGCTACTTCGTCGAGCTGGTCTGCGGCCAGGTCTCGAAGAACATGACCAAGGCGTTCTTCTTCGACCTCAACGCGATCAACGGCGGCAAGTCCCGCCCGGACGGTCCGGAGAAGTGGCAGCCGACCAAGGTCGCGGTGCTCGGCGCCGGGATGATGGGCGCGGGCATCGCCTACGTCTGCGCCCTCGCCGGCTGGGACGTCGTGCTCAAGGACGTCTCCCGGGAGGCCGCCGACAAGGGCAAGGCCTACTCCCAGGGCATCGTCGAGAAGGGCGTCGCGAAGGGCAGGACCACCCAGGAGAAGGGCGACGCGCTGCTCGGGCGGATCACCCCGACCGACGACTACGCCGACCTCGCCGGCTGCGACGTCGTGATCGAGGCCGTCTTCGAGTCGGTCGAGCTCAAGCAGGAGGTGTTCCGGGAGGCGGCCAAGGTCGTCAAGCCGGACGCGCTGCTCTGCTCGAACACCTCGACCCTGCCCATCACCGAGCTCGCCAAGGGCGTCGACCGCCCGGACGACTTCATCGGGCTGCACTTCTTCTCGCCGGTCGACAAGATGCCGCTGGTCGAGATCATCAGGGGCGAGCGGACGAACGACGAGGCCCTGGCCAAGGCGTTCGACCTCACCCTGGGGATCAAGAAGACGCCGATCGTCGTCAACGACTCCCGCGGCTTCTTCACCAGCCGGGTGATCGGCACCTTCATCAACGAGGGCGTCGCGATGCTGGCCGAGGGCATCGACCCGCAGACGATCGAGCAGGCGTCCTCGCAGGCCGGCTACCCGGCCCCGGTGCTGCAGCTGATGGACGAGCTGACCCTGACGCTGCCGCGCAAGATCCGCGAGGAGACCCGCAAGGGCATCGAGGCGGCCGGCGGCACCTGGACCCCGCACCCGGCCGACGCGATCATCGACCGGATGGTCGACGAGTTCGACCGCAAGGGGAAGAGCTCGGGTGCCGGCTTCTACGAGTACGCCGACGGCAAGCGGGCCGGGCTGTGGCCGGGCCTGCGGGAGCGGTTCGCGGCGACCAACCACGACGTCGACCTGCACGAACTCTCCGAGCGCATGCTGTTCATCGAGTCGCTCGAGACCGTGCGCTGCGTCGACGAGGGCGTGCTGGAGACCGTGGCCGACGCCAACATCGGCTCGATCTTCGGCATCGGCTTCCCGCCCTGGACCGGGGGTGTACTGCAGTACATCGAGGGGTACCCCGGCGGTCCGGCGGGCTTCGTCGCCCGTGCCGACGAGCTGAAGGCCCGCTACGGCGACCGGTTCGACGTGCCGCAGAGCCTGCGCGACCGGGCCGCGAAGGGGGAGACGGCGACTGCCGCCGCCTGA
- a CDS encoding DedA family protein — translation MTQWVFDIVDRLGAGGIGLLIFLENVVPPIPSELILPLGGFRASTGALDPVAVWAAATMGAVAGALLLYALGAWLGYDRVYALAGRRWFVLSSQADLEKGHELFDRYGSWFVLGGRCLPVVRSLISIPAGIAGMPLTRFTVLSAVGSGIWNVLFVWLGFVLGERWATVEAYVSPVAKVVLVLGIAVVVWLVTRKLRQRRARDDVPEKDLARTGRGPR, via the coding sequence GTGACGCAGTGGGTGTTCGACATCGTGGACCGGCTCGGCGCCGGCGGAATCGGGTTGCTGATCTTCCTGGAGAACGTCGTCCCGCCGATCCCCTCGGAGCTGATCCTGCCGCTGGGCGGGTTCCGCGCCTCGACGGGAGCGCTGGACCCGGTCGCGGTCTGGGCGGCGGCGACGATGGGCGCGGTCGCGGGAGCGCTGCTGCTCTACGCGCTCGGGGCCTGGCTCGGGTACGACCGGGTGTACGCGCTCGCCGGCCGGCGCTGGTTCGTCCTCTCCAGCCAGGCGGACCTGGAGAAGGGGCACGAGCTGTTCGACCGGTACGGAAGCTGGTTCGTGCTCGGCGGGCGCTGCCTGCCGGTCGTGCGGAGCCTCATCTCGATCCCGGCCGGGATCGCGGGGATGCCGCTGACCCGGTTCACGGTGCTGTCGGCGGTGGGCAGCGGGATCTGGAACGTGCTGTTCGTCTGGCTCGGGTTCGTCCTGGGGGAGCGCTGGGCGACCGTCGAGGCCTACGTCTCGCCGGTGGCCAAGGTCGTGCTCGTGCTCGGGATCGCCGTGGTGGTCTGGCTCGTCACCCGCAAGCTCCGGCAGCGGCGGGCCCGCGACGACGTGCCCGAGAAGGACCTGGCGCGGACCGGTCGCGGCCCCCGCTGA
- a CDS encoding ABC transporter ATP-binding protein, with protein MSVRLVGIHHRYPSGTVALRGVDLDVDPAVPTVLRGGNGAGKSTLLRIAAGAQTPTAGAVEDRPAVVGYLPDRFPALLRLPPRRWLDHMARIRGLDPDDAAERADALLTELGWSGDDDEPMAELSRGNAQKIGLAQALACDPDVLILDEPWSGLDDDAADALTGLLAARTGATLVTDHTGTASGLPGARVHRLREGRVATAADPESVPLPTAPPPGALMRIDMACAGDPRPLLERVLPPARVEGAAPGRFTVRVPVPESDAWLAAALAAGCAVRSVRPVRPAADTGRLPMSHGPRRAEGPGR; from the coding sequence GTGAGCGTGCGCCTCGTCGGCATCCACCACCGCTACCCGTCCGGCACGGTCGCCCTGCGCGGTGTGGATCTCGACGTCGACCCGGCCGTCCCCACGGTGCTGCGCGGCGGGAACGGCGCCGGCAAGTCGACACTGCTGCGGATCGCCGCGGGCGCGCAGACCCCGACCGCCGGCGCGGTCGAGGACCGGCCCGCCGTCGTCGGCTACCTGCCCGACCGGTTCCCGGCGCTGCTCCGGCTGCCCCCGCGGCGCTGGCTCGACCACATGGCCCGGATCCGTGGCCTCGACCCGGACGACGCCGCCGAGCGGGCGGACGCGCTGCTCACCGAGCTCGGCTGGTCCGGGGACGACGACGAGCCGATGGCGGAGCTCTCCCGGGGCAACGCGCAGAAGATCGGCCTCGCCCAGGCGCTGGCCTGCGACCCGGACGTCCTGATCCTCGACGAGCCCTGGTCCGGGCTGGACGACGACGCCGCCGATGCGCTCACCGGGCTGCTGGCCGCGCGCACCGGCGCGACCCTCGTCACCGACCACACCGGGACCGCGTCCGGGTTGCCGGGCGCGCGGGTCCACCGGCTGCGCGAGGGACGGGTCGCCACCGCGGCCGACCCGGAGTCCGTCCCGCTGCCCACCGCGCCGCCACCGGGCGCGCTGATGCGGATCGACATGGCCTGTGCCGGGGACCCCCGGCCGCTGCTGGAGCGGGTCCTCCCGCCCGCGCGGGTCGAGGGCGCCGCACCGGGCCGGTTCACCGTCCGGGTACCCGTCCCGGAGAGCGACGCCTGGCTGGCGGCCGCGCTCGCCGCCGGGTGCGCGGTCCGCTCGGTCCGGCCGGTGCGCCCGGCGGCGGACACCGGCCGGCTCCCGATGTCGCACGGCCCGCGCCGGGCCGAGGGGCCGGGGCGGTGA
- a CDS encoding SRPBCC family protein, giving the protein MTGPAGTVVRGADGQARLAFRREFPDPVDEVWAAITDPDRCARWFGHWTGDARPGGTVALTMTSEEDGGGPPSTVRIVTCEPPHRLAVEISEETGAPWELAVVLAPAGDGTVLEFEQVLPAGFSPADAGPGWHWYLDRLAATLSGEPMPDWEATLAATRPHYATG; this is encoded by the coding sequence GTGACCGGCCCGGCCGGCACGGTCGTCCGCGGGGCCGACGGGCAGGCCCGGCTCGCGTTCCGCCGCGAGTTCCCGGACCCGGTGGACGAGGTGTGGGCCGCGATCACCGACCCGGACCGGTGCGCCCGGTGGTTCGGCCACTGGACCGGTGACGCGCGGCCCGGCGGCACCGTCGCGCTCACCATGACCAGCGAGGAGGACGGCGGCGGGCCACCCTCGACCGTCCGGATCGTCACCTGCGAGCCGCCGCACCGGCTGGCCGTGGAGATCTCCGAGGAGACCGGCGCGCCGTGGGAGCTGGCGGTCGTGCTCGCACCGGCCGGCGACGGGACGGTGCTGGAGTTCGAGCAGGTGCTCCCGGCCGGGTTCTCCCCGGCCGACGCGGGACCGGGCTGGCACTGGTACCTCGACCGGCTCGCCGCCACCCTGTCCGGTGAACCGATGCCCGACTGGGAGGCGACCCTCGCCGCGACCCGCCCCCACTACGCCACCGGCTGA
- a CDS encoding SRPBCC family protein codes for MNDLLDALAAARRRVHSGADGDALAVRLERTYPAGPEDVWDALTTPDRLARWFLPVSGDLRVGGRFRTEGNADGEILACEPPRRLVVSWGAPDSIVTVDLAASGDGRTDLVFEHAVPATYGDAGGALYVGPGWDGALLSLGVHLAGGAVDDPNSPEMLAFNERSVRAWEAAVRASGMATEEQVAAAVEVSLQQFTVLPGEQS; via the coding sequence ATGAACGACCTGCTCGACGCACTGGCGGCCGCCCGCCGCCGGGTGCACTCCGGCGCGGACGGCGACGCGCTCGCCGTCCGCCTGGAGCGGACCTACCCGGCCGGACCCGAGGACGTCTGGGACGCCCTCACCACGCCCGACCGGCTCGCCCGGTGGTTCCTGCCGGTCAGCGGGGACCTGCGGGTCGGCGGACGGTTCCGCACCGAGGGCAACGCCGACGGCGAGATCCTGGCGTGCGAACCGCCTCGCCGCCTGGTGGTCAGCTGGGGCGCGCCGGACAGCATCGTGACCGTCGACCTCGCCGCCTCCGGCGACGGCCGCACCGACCTGGTCTTCGAGCACGCGGTCCCGGCGACCTACGGGGACGCCGGCGGCGCGCTCTACGTCGGCCCCGGGTGGGACGGCGCGCTGCTGTCCCTCGGGGTGCACCTGGCGGGCGGGGCGGTCGACGACCCGAACTCGCCCGAGATGCTCGCGTTCAACGAGCGCTCGGTGCGGGCCTGGGAGGCCGCGGTCCGGGCGTCCGGCATGGCCACCGAGGAGCAGGTCGCGGCCGCGGTCGAGGTCTCGCTGCAGCAGTTCACGGTGCTCCCCGGGGAGCAGTCGTGA
- a CDS encoding metalloregulator ArsR/SmtB family transcription factor, whose amino-acid sequence MHAFDVLGDPVRRRILELLAGGEHTAGQVAEVIRAEFGISQPAVSQQLKVLRENGFATVRAEGTRRVYAVDPAGVDDAEEWLSRLRGFWSQRLDALGTELARGRHARRRPPRSPE is encoded by the coding sequence GTGCATGCGTTCGACGTCCTGGGCGATCCCGTCCGGCGCCGGATCCTCGAGCTGCTGGCCGGCGGCGAGCACACAGCCGGCCAGGTCGCCGAGGTCATCCGGGCCGAGTTCGGGATCTCCCAGCCCGCCGTCTCGCAGCAGTTGAAGGTGTTGCGGGAGAACGGGTTCGCCACGGTCCGCGCCGAGGGGACCCGACGTGTCTACGCCGTCGACCCGGCCGGTGTGGACGACGCCGAGGAGTGGCTGTCCCGGCTGCGCGGCTTCTGGTCGCAGCGGCTGGACGCGCTCGGCACCGAACTCGCCCGTGGGCGGCACGCCCGCCGACGACCTCCGAGGAGCCCAGAATGA
- a CDS encoding GntR family transcriptional regulator, giving the protein MDDGRPLFVQIAEEIASAVVDGTYPEETQVPSSNELATFHRINPATAAKGLNQLVSEGVLYKRRGIGMFVAEGARTRLLESRREEFARQYIAPLVTEARKIGIDPEQLKKMIDVWGDD; this is encoded by the coding sequence ATCGACGACGGCCGGCCGCTGTTCGTGCAGATCGCGGAGGAGATCGCCTCCGCGGTGGTGGACGGGACCTACCCCGAGGAGACCCAGGTCCCGTCCAGCAACGAGCTGGCCACGTTCCACCGGATCAACCCGGCGACCGCGGCCAAGGGACTGAACCAGCTGGTCAGCGAGGGTGTCCTCTACAAGAGACGGGGGATCGGCATGTTCGTGGCCGAGGGGGCGCGGACCCGGTTGCTGGAGAGCCGCCGCGAGGAGTTCGCGCGGCAGTACATCGCTCCGCTGGTGACCGAGGCCCGCAAGATCGGGATCGATCCGGAGCAGCTCAAGAAGATGATCGACGTCTGGGGGGACGACTGA
- a CDS encoding ABC transporter ATP-binding protein has product MSGTVAMHGVTKRYGDVTALDDVSFTLGENRIHGLLGRNGAGKTTAMQILTAQNFATSGRAEIFGEQPYENARVLARTCFIRESLKYPDAYKVRHALRAAATVYPHWDQAFADELAGEFGLPMNRTCTKLSRGQQSAVGVVIGLASRAPLTFFDEPYLGLDAVARELFYDRLLADYAAHPRTVVLSTHLIDEVSDLIEHVVLIDQGRILIDAGADELRGRAVTVTGPVAEVERFARGHVELHREQLGGYLRVTLSGAGPEAREPGLQFEPVSLQQLVVRTTQLNSGARLDREVLS; this is encoded by the coding sequence ATGAGTGGCACGGTGGCGATGCACGGCGTCACGAAACGCTACGGCGACGTGACCGCGCTCGACGACGTGAGCTTCACGCTGGGGGAGAACCGCATCCACGGGCTGCTCGGCCGCAACGGCGCGGGCAAGACGACCGCGATGCAGATCCTGACCGCGCAGAACTTCGCCACGTCCGGCCGCGCCGAGATCTTCGGCGAGCAGCCGTACGAGAACGCCCGGGTGCTCGCCCGCACCTGCTTCATCCGCGAGTCGCTGAAGTACCCGGACGCCTACAAGGTCCGGCACGCGCTGCGGGCCGCCGCGACCGTCTACCCGCACTGGGACCAGGCGTTCGCCGACGAGCTCGCCGGCGAGTTCGGGCTGCCGATGAACCGCACCTGCACCAAGCTCTCCCGGGGCCAGCAGTCCGCGGTCGGCGTGGTCATCGGCCTGGCCTCGCGCGCCCCGCTGACCTTCTTCGACGAGCCCTACCTGGGCCTCGACGCCGTCGCCCGGGAGCTGTTCTACGACCGCCTGCTCGCCGACTACGCCGCGCACCCGCGGACCGTGGTGCTCTCCACGCACCTCATCGACGAGGTGTCCGACCTGATCGAGCACGTCGTGCTGATCGACCAGGGCCGGATCCTGATCGACGCGGGGGCCGACGAGCTGCGCGGCCGGGCCGTCACCGTCACCGGGCCGGTCGCGGAGGTCGAGCGGTTCGCGCGAGGCCACGTCGAGCTGCACCGCGAGCAGCTCGGCGGGTATCTGCGGGTCACCCTGTCCGGGGCCGGACCCGAGGCGCGGGAACCGGGCCTGCAGTTCGAGCCGGTCTCGCTGCAGCAGCTCGTCGTCCGCACCACCCAGCTGAACTCCGGAGCCCGCCTCGACCGGGAGGTCCTGTCATGA
- a CDS encoding GNAT family N-acetyltransferase, with protein MEVHLTPLDVAGLGELLEAAVAGADPAEVMPAPPGATWDGDRRAGFLAFHRERGLAPDPVERTWVIRVDGRAAGALRLEPGPAGAELGIWLGRTHRGRGVAVRAVRALLADRSVVAPGAPLVARTTAANTGALALLRALGAVTAPGTDGAVTARLRTDDHR; from the coding sequence GTGGAGGTGCACCTCACCCCGCTGGACGTCGCCGGGCTGGGCGAGCTGCTCGAGGCGGCGGTCGCCGGCGCGGATCCGGCCGAGGTGATGCCGGCGCCGCCCGGCGCGACCTGGGACGGCGACCGGCGGGCCGGGTTCCTCGCCTTCCACCGCGAGCGCGGGCTGGCACCCGATCCGGTCGAGCGCACCTGGGTGATCCGGGTCGACGGCCGCGCCGCCGGGGCACTGCGGCTGGAGCCGGGGCCGGCAGGTGCCGAGCTCGGGATCTGGCTCGGCCGCACCCACCGTGGTCGCGGTGTCGCCGTCCGCGCGGTCCGGGCCCTGCTCGCCGACCGGTCCGTGGTCGCGCCCGGCGCGCCGCTCGTCGCCCGGACGACCGCGGCCAACACGGGCGCGCTCGCCCTGCTGCGCGCGCTCGGCGCGGTGACGGCACCGGGCACGGACGGGGCCGTGACGGCGCGGCTGCGCACCGACGATCATCGTTGA
- a CDS encoding VOC family protein codes for MGSGIERPGVTGFHHVSAVVTDVESSATWYQRVLGLQRLPMTFPHHDAGGGDPDKAALLLESATGVMIELHAPADGDGGPVRGALDHLAFGVADRATLDQWAAWLDMLSIPHEGVADRTDPTDYATLEFRDPDGIALEFIHFPGRG; via the coding sequence ATGGGTTCGGGCATCGAACGACCGGGGGTCACCGGGTTCCACCACGTGTCGGCGGTCGTCACCGACGTGGAGTCCAGCGCCACCTGGTACCAGCGCGTCCTCGGTCTGCAGCGGCTGCCGATGACCTTCCCGCACCACGACGCCGGCGGCGGCGACCCCGACAAGGCCGCCCTGCTCCTCGAGTCGGCCACCGGCGTCATGATCGAGCTGCACGCCCCCGCCGACGGTGACGGCGGCCCGGTGCGCGGCGCGCTGGACCACCTCGCGTTCGGTGTCGCCGACCGCGCCACCCTGGACCAGTGGGCGGCGTGGCTGGACATGCTCTCGATCCCGCACGAGGGCGTCGCCGACCGGACCGACCCGACCGACTACGCGACCCTCGAGTTCCGCGACCCGGACGGGATCGCACTGGAGTTCATCCACTTCCCCGGCCGGGGGTAG
- a CDS encoding methyltransferase domain-containing protein — protein sequence MDREDTRRLERLAGPEGTALLERLAGADRSGAAALRLGTALRREHDAELVADAMALAELRDRAVAKFTRAREMWFTRDGLEQASSEVIARHRAARYAGRTRLTDLCCGIGGDLLALAPGHDVTAVDLDPVHLWMAARNAAVHGGRVRTVRADVRDADLSGVDGVFVDPARRTAGGRMRTGDSEPPLGWCLELAGRAGAVGIKAAPGIGHDTVPGDWEIEFLALGRDLKEAVAWSPALATARTRATVLDAGGTAQELAGTPDPDGGDTGIPLTAPGRWLLDPNPAVTRAGLVSELARRTGTTRIDPHIAFLTGDEEPPPTPFARVLRVLDSRPWDQKRLPRLLRELDVGAVDVRRRGLAGDVDALARKLRGRGSRRATVVMTRVDDRPWGLVCTDP from the coding sequence GTGGATCGCGAGGACACCCGCCGGCTGGAGCGGCTCGCCGGGCCCGAGGGCACCGCACTGCTGGAACGGCTGGCGGGCGCCGACCGTTCCGGTGCCGCCGCGCTCCGGCTGGGTACCGCGTTGCGCCGCGAGCACGACGCCGAGCTGGTCGCCGACGCGATGGCCCTCGCCGAGCTGCGGGACCGGGCCGTTGCGAAGTTCACCCGGGCCCGTGAGATGTGGTTCACCCGCGACGGGCTGGAGCAGGCGTCGTCGGAGGTGATCGCGCGGCACCGGGCGGCCCGCTACGCCGGACGGACCCGGCTCACCGACCTGTGCTGCGGTATCGGCGGCGACCTCCTCGCGCTGGCCCCCGGACACGACGTCACCGCCGTCGACCTCGACCCGGTGCACCTGTGGATGGCCGCACGCAACGCCGCCGTCCACGGAGGACGGGTGCGGACCGTCCGCGCCGACGTCCGGGACGCCGACCTGTCCGGGGTGGACGGCGTGTTCGTCGACCCGGCCCGGCGCACCGCAGGCGGGCGGATGCGGACCGGCGACTCCGAGCCGCCCCTGGGCTGGTGCCTGGAGCTCGCCGGCCGGGCCGGGGCCGTCGGGATCAAGGCCGCACCCGGGATCGGCCACGACACCGTCCCCGGGGACTGGGAGATCGAGTTCCTGGCGCTCGGCCGCGACCTGAAGGAGGCCGTGGCGTGGTCCCCGGCGCTGGCGACCGCGCGCACCCGGGCGACCGTGCTGGACGCGGGCGGGACCGCGCAGGAGCTCGCCGGCACCCCGGACCCCGACGGCGGGGACACCGGGATCCCGCTGACCGCCCCGGGTCGCTGGCTGCTCGACCCGAACCCGGCCGTCACCCGGGCCGGGCTGGTGTCCGAGCTGGCCCGGCGCACGGGCACCACCCGGATCGACCCGCACATCGCGTTCCTCACCGGCGACGAGGAGCCGCCGCCGACTCCGTTCGCCCGGGTGCTGCGGGTGCTCGACTCCCGCCCGTGGGACCAGAAGCGGCTGCCCCGGCTGCTGCGCGAGCTCGACGTCGGTGCGGTCGACGTGCGCCGCCGCGGCCTCGCCGGCGACGTCGACGCGCTCGCCCGCAAGCTGCGCGGGCGCGGGTCGCGGCGTGCGACCGTCGTCATGACCCGGGTGGACGACCGGCCGTGGGGCCTGGTCTGCACCGATCCGTGA
- a CDS encoding MFS transporter yields the protein MVEHDGHASGVPGATRLPREIAVLVGSAFAIAIGFGLVAPVLPALARSFDVGITAASAVISVFALSRLVFAPLSGSVVSRMGELPVFVWGLAVVALTTAGLAFATAYWQLLALRLVAGVGSTMFTISAVSLLVRLAPPHLRGRATSLWATGFLLGNIGGPLLGGSLAAVDVRAPFLVYAGLLVLVIVVGGPMLRRPPGPADDGRPPPRTRFRDAVRGRAYQASLIGNFANGWAVFGVRIALVPLVVVEALGRDDTFGGIALSVFAVGNAATLLLAGRLADRSGRRPPLITGLAVSGLATGVLGYTDSPWLFLALSLVAGLGSGLVNPPLNAAVADVIGARATGGSVLAGFQMAADLGAITGPLVAGMLAEGLGYGPAFAVTGALSLVAMVVWWRAPETLPAPGPSPR from the coding sequence GTGGTCGAGCACGACGGCCACGCCTCCGGCGTCCCCGGCGCCACCCGGCTGCCGCGGGAGATCGCCGTCCTGGTCGGGTCGGCGTTCGCGATCGCCATCGGGTTCGGGCTGGTCGCGCCGGTGCTCCCGGCGCTCGCCCGGTCGTTCGACGTCGGGATCACCGCCGCATCCGCGGTGATCAGCGTCTTCGCGCTCTCCCGGCTGGTGTTCGCACCGCTGTCCGGGTCGGTGGTGAGCCGGATGGGCGAGCTGCCGGTGTTCGTGTGGGGACTGGCGGTGGTCGCGCTGACCACCGCGGGGCTGGCGTTCGCGACCGCGTACTGGCAGCTCCTCGCGTTACGGCTGGTCGCGGGCGTCGGCTCGACGATGTTCACGATCTCCGCGGTGTCGCTGCTGGTCCGGCTGGCGCCGCCGCACCTGCGCGGGCGGGCGACGAGCCTGTGGGCCACCGGCTTCCTGCTCGGCAACATCGGGGGCCCGCTGCTCGGCGGGAGCCTGGCCGCGGTCGACGTCCGCGCGCCGTTCCTCGTGTACGCCGGGCTCCTCGTGCTGGTGATCGTCGTCGGTGGGCCGATGCTGCGCCGCCCGCCGGGCCCGGCCGACGACGGCAGGCCGCCGCCGCGGACCCGGTTCCGGGACGCCGTGCGCGGGCGCGCCTACCAGGCGTCGCTGATCGGGAACTTCGCGAACGGCTGGGCCGTGTTCGGCGTCCGGATCGCCCTGGTGCCGCTGGTGGTGGTCGAGGCGCTGGGTCGCGACGACACGTTCGGCGGGATCGCGCTGTCGGTGTTCGCGGTCGGGAACGCGGCGACCCTGCTGCTGGCGGGGCGGCTGGCCGACCGGTCGGGCCGGCGGCCGCCGCTGATCACCGGGCTCGCCGTGTCCGGGCTCGCCACCGGGGTGCTCGGCTACACGGACTCGCCGTGGCTGTTCCTGGCGCTGTCGCTGGTCGCCGGCCTCGGGAGCGGCCTGGTGAACCCGCCGCTGAACGCCGCGGTCGCCGACGTGATCGGGGCGCGGGCCACCGGGGGCTCCGTCCTCGCCGGGTTCCAGATGGCCGCCGACCTCGGCGCGATCACCGGTCCGCTGGTCGCCGGGATGCTCGCGGAAGGGCTCGGTTACGGGCCGGCCTTCGCCGTGACCGGTGCGCTGTCGCTGGTGGCGATGGTCGTGTGGTGGCGGGCGCCGGAGACGCTGCCCGCTCCGGGACCGTCTCCACGCTGA